A single window of Metallosphaera hakonensis JCM 8857 = DSM 7519 DNA harbors:
- a CDS encoding gamma-glutamylcyclotransferase, which produces MFIFVYGSLRYGFELHHYLRKARFVGLGYAENYDMYDLGGYPGVAKGDGRIWGEVYEIDQRTLALLDQVEDYKGEEDDLYVRETTTVFFDEKRLHKLDGVYLYRYNQSIKDREEISSGDYSRWVGMPVIVNLFAYAENTNYEVLSERGVKEILRETNSILPGYRMIFNVPCKYGMCANLREDPKGKVCGYVYMLIEDYLNTLDKAEGHLIKYVRKTLRVVDDQGKEYFAVAYVSDQDEGNGTPSDEYRAIILKGLARRWKGECISTGLQ; this is translated from the coding sequence ATGTTCATTTTCGTATATGGAAGCTTAAGATACGGTTTCGAGTTACATCATTATCTCAGGAAGGCCAGGTTCGTGGGACTTGGATACGCCGAGAACTACGATATGTATGACTTGGGAGGATATCCAGGAGTTGCCAAGGGAGATGGCAGGATTTGGGGAGAGGTTTACGAGATAGATCAGAGGACTTTAGCCCTTCTTGATCAGGTAGAGGACTACAAGGGAGAGGAAGACGACCTGTACGTTAGAGAAACCACTACGGTATTCTTTGACGAGAAGAGATTACACAAACTTGATGGTGTGTATCTCTATAGATATAACCAAAGCATCAAGGACAGAGAGGAGATTTCCAGTGGGGATTACTCTCGATGGGTCGGAATGCCCGTTATTGTTAACCTCTTTGCCTATGCTGAGAACACGAACTATGAAGTCCTGAGCGAGAGGGGAGTAAAGGAGATTCTTAGGGAAACCAACTCCATCCTTCCTGGTTATAGAATGATCTTTAATGTGCCGTGTAAGTACGGAATGTGCGCCAATTTAAGGGAAGACCCTAAGGGGAAGGTATGTGGCTACGTATACATGCTAATTGAGGATTACCTGAATACCTTGGATAAGGCGGAAGGTCATCTCATCAAATACGTAAGGAAGACCCTAAGGGTTGTAGACGATCAAGGAAAGGAGTACTTCGCCGTAGCCTACGTGTCTGATCAAGATGAGGGCAATGGAACTCCGTCGGATGAATATAGAGCCATTATATTAAAGGGTTTAGCGAGAAGATGGAAGGGGGAGTGTATTAGCACTGGCCTTCAGTGA
- a CDS encoding 4a-hydroxytetrahydrobiopterin dehydratase, giving the protein MAKLSEDQIRQALLKLTEWKLEKDMIVKEFKFRDFATSVKFLTMIQPVADSLDHHPDVCIYYNRVVIHLTTHDEGGVTELDIRLAEKLDELSKTLTS; this is encoded by the coding sequence ATGGCGAAACTATCTGAGGATCAAATTAGGCAGGCCCTTCTTAAGTTAACAGAATGGAAGTTGGAGAAAGACATGATAGTAAAGGAGTTCAAATTCAGGGATTTCGCCACGTCTGTGAAATTTCTGACCATGATTCAACCAGTTGCTGACTCCCTGGATCATCACCCAGACGTTTGCATATACTACAACAGGGTCGTTATCCATCTCACGACTCATGATGAGGGTGGAGTCACCGAACTGGATATCAGGTTAGCCGAGAAACTAGACGAATTGAGCAAAACGTTGACTAGTTAA